TGTTTCATTGCCTCATCCACAGAGATTCGGTTATCTACATCTAAATTAAATATCTGATCCAAAAGATTAAGTGTCTCTTCATCTGTGGTATTAAAAAAAGTTGAAAAATCCTGTTTTACAAAAGTACCATATTGTTTTATCATAGCAACAGCTTCTTCACAAGTAAATTTCTTTAGCATTTCATAATCCGGTGTTCCGACTAGACATAATATCTGCTTTACCTGATCGTTGAAATTTTGCCCTCGTATCACAGCTCGTTTTGTTAACATTTCACCCAGGATACAACCCACAGACCACACATCTGCTGTTTGATTGTATTTTTCCCAGTTCAGGATTATTTCTGGTGCTCGGTACCATCGGGTTTGCACATAACCCGTCAT
This genomic window from Octopus bimaculoides isolate UCB-OBI-ISO-001 unplaced genomic scaffold, ASM119413v2 Scaffold_293253, whole genome shotgun sequence contains:
- the LOC106867079 gene encoding mitogen-activated protein kinase 11, which codes for TYREVCLLKHMKHKNVIDLVDIFTTAICKNDLDNLYLVSTFYPRDLKMMLESEEMGLPLIRSLVYQIFCGLYYIHSAGVIHRDLKPSNIGVTADNCIKIMDFGLARQVSLKMTGYVQTRWYRAPEIILNWEKYNQTADVWSVGCILGEMLTKRAVIRGQNFNDQVKQILCLVGTPDYEMLKKFTCEEAVAMIKQYGTFVKQDFSTFFNTTDEETLNLLDQIFNLDVDNRISVDEAM